The DNA window GTTAGTTTATTGACTGCACTTGAAACCGCTTTGGGTACCGATTTTCAATTATCTAAAGACAAAGGATTTTTGCAAACGCCCAATTATATGTTGATGATGGTAGGTCCTTCAGGTTGGTGTTACAACTATGGCGATTCCGGTGTAAAACCGCCGTTTATGCCCGCAATGTATTGGTTTGCAGCGAAACTGAACAATCCTGCATTACTTTATCAAGAGCAACAGTATTTAGCTACTATGACCAAATGCAATACCGGTCCTAATGGTCGTTTGCTACCCAATATATTGATTTTTTCGAAAGACATAGAACTGAAAGAGGCAAAAACACCCCAAATTCAGTTTTACAGTACCAAAGGAGATAAACCACTTTTTATTTACCGAAGTGGGTGGAACGATAAAAACGACGCCTATTTAGGTGTAGTGGGTGGCAGAGCCAATGCTTCTCACGGGCATATGGATGCGGGTTCGTTTGTCTATGAAAAAAATGGTGTCCGCTGGTCGTTAGATCTTGGTTTACAATCCTATAGCAGTTTAGAAAGCAAAGGAGTGGCGCTTTGGAACAATAAACAAGACGGTCAACGGTGGGATGTGTTTCGAATTGGTCCCAAAGGACATTCGACCCTAACCATCAATGGGGAACGCCATTTGGTTGCCGGCGAAGCTAAAATTACCAAAACCTTTAAAACTAAAGACTGCAAAGGAGCCGAACTGGATTTGTCGCCCGTTTTTGCCAATAGTGTTCGACAGGTTATTCGAAAAGTAAGTTTAGATGCTAAAAACGATTTAAGCATTATTGATAAAATCAAAACCAAAGAAAAAGATGCAAGGGTGGCCTGGCAAATGGTTACACCAAATGATGCTAAAATTGTAGGACCAAATCAAATTGAACTAACGAAAGACGGTCAAAAAATGCTCTTAACGGTGAGTGCACCCACTGCAATTGAAATGAAAATAGAGACAACCACCTCCGAAAACAGTTTTGATGAAGAAAATCCAGGAAGTCTTAGAGTAGGTTTTGAAACCAATCTTCCCGCCCATACAACATCCGAACTAATTATAAAATTAACTAGTCAAAATTAAATTTAATACAAATGAACCGCTTAAAAAAAATTGTTCTTTGTGCATTAGTCATAGTATCTACGGCTAGTTGGGCGCAAAAAAAAGAATCTAAATGGGTGGCACCTCGTATAGTCGCCGCCGATATGAATGCTGTTTCTGGCCCTACAAAAACAGGTTGGCGTAAATGCGTTGGTGCTGGACGAGCTAACGAAGGCTTGCGTGCCGATTGGCAAGAACAATTAAAAAAAGTAAAAAAGGACATTGGTTTCGAAAACATTCGAATGCACGGTTTGTTGCACGACGATATGGGCGTTTATTTTGAGGAAAAAAAAGGCAAACCAACTTACAACTGGCAATATATTGATCAACTCTATGATTTCTTAGTTAGCATTAATGTAAAACCATTTGTAGAATTGTCGTTTATGCCCAAAGATTTGGCTAGTGGACCAGAAACTGTTTTTTGGTGGAAAGGGAATATAACGCCGCCAAAAGATTATGATAAATGGTACAATTTAATCAAAGCCTTGACGGAACATTTTACGGAACGCTATGGAGCGGAAGAAGTAAAAACTTGGTATTTCGAAGTTTGGAACGAACCAAATCATCCCGCTTTTTTAAAAGGTACTCAAGACGACTACTTCAAGATGTATGACTATACAGCCAAAGCCATTAAGGCGGTCAACAAGGACTACAAAGTGGGTGGCCCTGCTAGTGCGGGTAACGCCTGGGTTTCTGAAATTATTGCCTATTGCGACAAACAAAATGTGCCAATCGATTTTATTGCAACACATACCTATTCTGTTATCAAAGGGACTTTTGATGAAACCGGAAAAACAGGAATTCAATTTAATCCCGATCCTATGGCGGTTACCAAAGATGTTATCAATTCTAGAAAATTGATTCAAGAATCTACAAAACCCAATTTAGAATTGCATTATACCGAGTGGAGCAGCTCGTTTTCGTCTAGTGATCCTATTCATGATACCTATCAGTCGGCTGCTTTTATTTTGGATAAAATTAAAGGCACGGAGAATTTTGCCAACTCAATGTCGTATTGGACATTTACCGATATTTTTGAAGAAAAAGGTCCTAGAGCTACTCCATTTCACGGAGGATTCGGCTTGCTGAATTACCAATCCATCAAAAAACCAGCCTATTATGCCTATCAATTTTTGAATAAATTAGGAGCAACGGAAATCAAAAGTTCCGACAATGCTACATGGGTTTGTAAAAACAATAAAGGCGATATTCAATCCCTGATTTGGGATTTTACCATCACGCAGCCCGAAGACAAAGTGTTCAATTCGGTCTATTACAAACGGGATCTTCCTGCTAAACCAAAAGGTACAGTTCAGTTGAAATACAACAATGTAGCAGAAGGTAAATACCAACTTTCTATCGTAAAAGTAGGCTATCAAAGCAATGACTTGTATGGTTCATATATGAAAATGGGGTCTCCTAATCAATTGACTAAAAAACAAGTAGAACAGTTAAGCAACGAAAATACGGGTACACCAATTATCAATGAAGTGGTTGAAGTTAAGAAAGATAAAATTTTTAATTATCAATTACCGATGCGAGAAAACGACGTCTATTTTGTCAATCTGGAGAAATTATAAAATGAAAAATATTTTTATTTTATTAGTTACAATTTGTATGGGTTTGAAACTACAAGCTCAAACATCGGCTATACCTGCAAAAATGGAATGGTGGAGTGATGCAAAATTTGGAATGTTTATTCATTGGGGGTTGTATTCGCAGGCCGCTGGCTATTGGAAAGGGCATAAGGCGAAAGGAGGCGGTCAATTAATGTTGAATGAGAAAATTCCATTGGAAGAGTATTCCAAAATTGCATTGGACTTTAAGCCCATAAAATTCGATGCCGAAAACTGGGTTTTATTGGCTAAAAATGCTGGTCAGAAATATATTGTTATTACAGCAAAGCACCACGATGGTTTTTCTATGTTCAATTCTCCATCAAGTAAGTACAATATTAAGGTTTGTACACCTTATGCCAAAGATCCTATAAAAGATTTGGCAGATGCTTGCCATAAACACGGAATTAAATTTGGTTTTTACTACTCGCTTGGGCGGGATTGGGAAGACCCTGATGTGCCTACAAATTGGCCAACAAAAGGAGCACGTAGTAATTTAGTAGATTATCCAAATGAAGATCAAAAAGTTTTTAACAGGTACTTTGAAAGAAAAGTAAAGCCACAGATAAAAGAACTTCTCACACAGTACGGAACTATTGATATTCTATGGTTTGATACCCCTGAAATGATCAGTCCGACTGAAAGCAAAGAACTTCTAACCATTATTAATACAATCCAACCAAATTGTATAATAAACAGTAGAATAGGTAATAATCTTGGCGATTATAAAGTACTGGAACAAAAAATTGGCAATACTATTCAAACCACACCTTGGGAATCGTGTGTTACGATAAGCAAAGATTGGGGGTATGTTAAATATGATAGTGTTTACAAATCGCCCGAATTGATTACACGTCATTTGCTAGAGACTGTGGCAAAAGGAGGAAATTATCTGCTAAATGTTGCCCCAACAGGTCTCGGAGAAATAACCCAACCAGCTCGCGAACGATTGGAGACCATAGGTAAATGGATGTTACAAAACGGTGTTGGGATTTATGGAACTCGTCCTTGGAAAATAGATAGAGAAATTCTAGATAAAACCACTACAGAAATGGTAAGCATCGTGAAAGAAACTGAAAATGAAATGAAAGACGGGGTGAAAGATATAACACCAAAGTTAATCACTGCTGATGTACGATTCTTATCTAAAGGGAATAGTTTGATAGCTTTTGTATCCAGTTACAAAAATAAAACAGTTGTGATTAAATCCTTGGCGACGGCTGCTTTTCAGCCTATAAAAAAAGTGGAACCTATTGGTTACAAAATAAAGGTAAAATGGAAACAAACTCCTGAAGGATTACTAATTGATATGCCTTCATTTTCTATACCAGAAATACCTATTGTTGGATTTAAAATAATATAAGACTTAACCTTAATAGCATTTTGCGCTCCGAATAAAATGAAAAAATTATATCAATATAAGATAGTATCTACAAAATTAATTCCTTGTTTGTACTTTTTAATGGTAAACTCCTTGATATTCGCCCAAGAATATCCTTCAATTGTCTTAAAAAATAAAAAGTTGGAAGCCTTGATTTTTTTACCAAACACCAGCACAAGCTACTACCAAGCTTCGCGTTTTGATTGGGGAAGTATGGTGGGACAAATTACGTACAATGGACATACCTACTTACAGCAATGGAATGGCTATAACGGACGCGGTGATTTAGGAATTCACAATCCTTTAACTCCCAATACAGGAACGGGATTAGCAGAAGAATTTACCGCAGCATTGGGATTTAATGAAGCCGATTTGCAAGGCCAATTTGTAAAAATTGGTGTTGGTGTGCTACAAAAAGTAGATCAAAAAGTATACAATTTTTCAACTCCTTATACCATTGTAGAACCAGTAAAATACACCTATAAATCTACTGCTTCTACATTGACATTAACGCAAGAACTAACCACCAAATTAGGATATTCCTATATTTTAGAACGTACTTACGAACTGTTAGACAATAAAATAGTAGTAAAACACCGACTGAAAAATATTGGCGAAAAGCCAATTGCAACCGAAACCTATTCGCATAACTTTATGCAATTCGATTACGGTGCTTTCAGTCCTGATTTTTCTTTATACTTTCTAAAAGGAGCAATCAATCCGTTGAATTGTCAATTAGTGGCACCTAAAAAAGTGCAACTATCAGAAACGAAAGTTGACATTATTCAAGAATTCCCTGATTATTCCCCTTGTTTTGGAATGTTGGATTTGAAAGTTAAAAAAGGAGATTTCAAATTACAAAACAACAAAACAGGAATGGCTGTTTCGATGGAATTAGATAGAGATGCCTCATCTTTTGCCCTTTGGATGTGGCAAAAGTCCTTTTGTGGCGAACCAAGAATTCAAATTGACTTACAACCCAAGCAAGAAACAACTTGGACAAGCACTTATACCTTTACAAACTAATCTTTAAAATAATTACTAACCTATGAATACATTTAAAATCAGAGGCATTCTAAGCCTCATTATTATGTTTCCGGCCCTATTGTTGGCGCAAACATTTGACAACATCGACCAAGGCATTCAATTGCAAACCTTAGGAATGAATGTTCGGATTGAATTTTACACCCCAAGTATTGTTCGCGTACATAAAACCTTGCAATCCGAAAATTTCAACAATCCGACTTATGTCATCCACCAACCAAAACAAACGACAAAAGTAGCTGTCGAGAAAAAAGAAGGTTTTATATATCTTAGTTCTGCTCAATTGACCCTAAAAGTCAATCCGAAAACTGGAAGCATTGAATTTCTGAAATCAAACGGAAGCAATCTATTGCTCGACAAAGATTATGGAACTAATTTCTCGAATATTTTGGCGGGCGGTAAACCCTTTTACAAAATGCGAAGCGAATTTTTGTTAGAAAAGGACGAAGCTATTTATGGTTTAGGACAAATTTTAGACAATAAACTCAACCGTCGTGACTCGCAACACCATCTGCAAAACGAAAATATGCACACGACTTCGCCCTATTTTATGTCCATCAAAGGCTATGGAGTGTATATGGATAATTATTCTATTTCCGATTTTGAAGACAACAAACAAGGCTTGTCTTTTGAATGTTTGGGTAAAGCGGTAGATTATTATTTTATGTACGGCGGAAATGCTGATGGTGTAGTTTCGCAAATCCGTTGGTTGACCGGAAAAACGCCTATGTTACCATTATGGGCTTATGGTTTTTTTCAAAGTAAAGAAAGATACAAAACTCAGGACGAAAGTGTGGAAGTGGTTAAAAAATTGCGCAGTTTGAAAATCCCCATCGATGGTATTATTCAAGATTGGAGATATTGGCCGGAACACGTAAACGATAGCGTTTGGAACTCGCATAGTTTTGATGCCAAACGTTTTCCAGATCCTTTGAAATGGATTGATGAAGTACATAAATTGAACACCAAATTGATGATTGTGGCTTGGCCAGCTATTGGTCCTTTGAGTCCACAATGGAAGCCCTTCAAAGAACAAAATTTGATTTTGAATTTTGATTCCTATCCTAAAACCAGTGGTGCGAGACCTTATGATGTGTACAATCCAAAAGGAATTGAAATGTATTGGCAATCACTCAATAAAGGAATTTATTCTTATATGAAAAATGATGCTTGGTGGTTGGATTCTACCGAACCCGATCATATGAATGTAAAACCCGAAGATTTTGAAGTCCCTACTTTTGCGGGGCCCTATAAAACGGTTAAAAATGCGTATTCACTCTTGCATAACAAAGGAATTGCCACCAATCAATTGGCGACAAATCCGCAGGATCGTGTAGTTATTTTGACTCGTTCTGGATTTTTAGGACAACAAAAATATGGCTCTATTACTTGGAGTGGCGATGTGCGATCCACTTGGGAAAATCTTGAAAAACAAGTACCAGCGTCTTTAAACTTCTCTTTGATGGGACTTCCGTATTGGAATTCGGATATTGGAGGTTTCCAAGCTTTCGACTGGAAAAAATCTGGCGGAACAAAAAGTCCAGAATATCAGGAATTATACCTTCGTTGGATGCAATTCGGATTGTTTTCTACAATGATGCGCAGCCACGGAACAGGATTGCCACGTGAAATATGGAATTTTGGTCAAAAGGGCGAATGGTGTTACGATGGTCAGGAACAATGCATCAACTTACGCTACAGTTTATTACCTTATATTTATAGTACTTCTTGGGATGTGAGTGCACACGATGGCACTTTTATGCGTGCTTTGTTTATGGATTTTCCTGAGGATAAAAAAACACACGATTTAGGCACTCAATTTTTGTTTGGTAAATCCATTATGGTAGCTCCTGTGACCAAATATAATGTGCAAAATTGGGAAGTATACCTTCCGAAAGGAGCCGATTGGTTTGACTATTGGACCAACGAAAAAGTAGTTGGTGGAACAAGCATCAATCGTGCAGTTGACAAAGTGACGATTCCATTGTACATCAAAGCGGGAAGTATTATTCCATTTGGACCTAAAGTACAATACGCAACCGAGAAAAAATGGGACAATTTGGTACTAAAAGTATATCCAGGTGCTGATGGTAGTTTTACTTTATACGAAGATGAATTTGAAAACAACAATTACCAAAAAGGAGCGTATTCTGAAATTCCGATGACTTGGAACGAAAAAGAGCAAACTTTAACTGTCGGAGAACGCAAAGGAAAATACAAAGGAATGTTGACTAAACGTCAGTTTACTGTGAAAACCAATACGGGAGCTGAAAAAGTAGTTTCATACACTGGGAAAGAAGTAAAAGTGAAATTATAGTATTTATCTTAGTTTTAAATAGTGTTAAAGTAAAATAACTAGTATCCAAACCCAAACCACTTGCTTATAAATTATGTAACAATGGTTATAAATTAAAAATTGAAATTTTAAAATGAACTGGTACTTTTTTATGTACCTAAAAAATATGAAATCAATAGTAGTTTTAAAAATACTGGTTATTTTACTTTTTACACTTGGTTGTTTTGCACAAATGCCTCTCAAAAAGTATGAACTCCGATACACAACACCCGCTTCCAATTCAAATGAAGGTTGGGAGGACTTGTCCTTGCCTTTAGGAAATGGATATTTTGGGGTGAATGTCTTTGGAGGCGTTGCAACCGAAAGACTGCAACTCAGTGAAAAGAGTATGTATATGCGGGACACCACCCAAACGAATTCTTCATACAAAACAATCGCTTTAACCAATTTTGGTGAAACGTATATTGAATTTCCACATGCTGCAAAGGAGGTAACCCACTACGAGCGAAAACTAGATATCCGAAATGCTAGAGCCACGGTAAGCTATACTTATCAAGGCGTAGACTACAAACGCGAACTCTTTACCAGCTATCCCGACAAGGTGATGGTTGTAAAAATTTCCGCTTCGACTCCAGGAAAAGTAAACTTTACACTCCGACCTAAACATATTTTTCTGGGATCAATGCGACAAGGTACCGTAAAGGCCGCAAACGACAGAATTACAATGTCAGGAGTTTTAGAACCCTATAAACTTCTTTTTGAAGCCCAATACCGAGTTAAAAATTATGGTGGAACCATTTCGTCACAGAATGATACAAATGGTACCAACGGAATCATAACCGTTCAAAATGCCGATACAGCAGTAATTGTAATGGCGTTAGCCACCAATTATGTGTTGTCGCCTGCGGTTTTGGAAGGAGATAATAAAGATACTTTCACGATAGTAAACAAACTAAAAGACCAACCCAATCCTAACCTTCAAATTTCAAAAATTGTTGATTCTGCCTTTGCGCTGAATTACGAACAATTATTTAAAAATCACCTTGAAGATTACAGCGCACTTTTTTCAAGAGTTTCCATAGAATTAGGCGAAAAAAATGCAGAAACCACAACCGATAAACTATTAGCAGATTATAAAAACGGAAATGAAAGCCGCTATCTGGAAGAACTCTATTTTCAGTATGGTCGGTATTTATTAATTTCATCTTCCCGAAAAGGAACACTTCCAGCAAATTTACAAGGCACTTGGAATGCGCTTCACGCTGCCCCTTGGACCGGCGGATATTGGTTGAACATCAATTATCAAATGAATTATTGGCCTGCATTTCAAACAAACTTAGCCGAAACGTTTACGCCCTACTTGGATTATATAGAAGCTTCAGTGCCCTCGGGTCACAGCAGAGGTTCCGAACTTGTGAAGAAATACAATTCCAAAAATTTTTCGGAGGAGAAAGGCGCTTGTGGATGGACTATTGGCACCGGAAATAGCCCTTATAAAAATAGTAATCCTGGTCCTACATCTGGTTTTGGTACTGGCCCCTTTGTGTGTCAATCTATTTGGGATTATTATGAATTTACAAAAGACATAGCGGTCTTAAAAAGAATTTATCCCACTATTAAAGGGTCGAGTGATTTTACATCCCGCATCGTTCGCGAAATTCCTGAATTTAAAAATTTGCTATTGTGCAGTCCGTCTTGGTCTCCTGAAAGTCAGTATTTTTCAGGTCCAAATACCAAAAAATACATAGATATTCCCGGAACCGCTTACGATCAACAATTAATTTATCAAGGTCATTTAAACACCATTGCAGCCGCAAAAATACTCGGGATTGATGCGAAAATGGTCCAATTGCTTGAGAAACAACTTCCACTACTGGATCCTGTACAAATCGGTACATCGGGACAAGTAAAAGAATTTAGAACTGAAAACGAATACAGTGAGTTCGGTGATCCTGCCCACCGTCATATTTCACAGTTGATTGGTTTATTTCCTGGTACGATAATCAACGAGACAACACCAAAATGGCTAGAAGCGGCAAAAGTAACCCTCACGAAAAGAGGAGACAGAGCCACAGGATGGTCGGTAGCATATAAAATGAACATGTGGGCTAGAGCCAAAGATGGAAATCACGCATACACTCTTTATCAGAATCTGCTGAAATTCAACACCAAAAATAACCTTTGGGACACCCACCCACCTTTTCAAATTGATGGCAATTTAGGAGGTACTGCAGGAGTTGCAGAAATGCTGTTACAAAGCCACGCGGGATATATTGAACCCTTAGCCGCTCTGCCGGACTCGTGGAAAACGGGATCCTACGAAGGACTAATGGC is part of the Flavobacterium nackdongense genome and encodes:
- a CDS encoding alpha-L-fucosidase, yielding MKNIFILLVTICMGLKLQAQTSAIPAKMEWWSDAKFGMFIHWGLYSQAAGYWKGHKAKGGGQLMLNEKIPLEEYSKIALDFKPIKFDAENWVLLAKNAGQKYIVITAKHHDGFSMFNSPSSKYNIKVCTPYAKDPIKDLADACHKHGIKFGFYYSLGRDWEDPDVPTNWPTKGARSNLVDYPNEDQKVFNRYFERKVKPQIKELLTQYGTIDILWFDTPEMISPTESKELLTIINTIQPNCIINSRIGNNLGDYKVLEQKIGNTIQTTPWESCVTISKDWGYVKYDSVYKSPELITRHLLETVAKGGNYLLNVAPTGLGEITQPARERLETIGKWMLQNGVGIYGTRPWKIDREILDKTTTEMVSIVKETENEMKDGVKDITPKLITADVRFLSKGNSLIAFVSSYKNKTVVIKSLATAAFQPIKKVEPIGYKIKVKWKQTPEGLLIDMPSFSIPEIPIVGFKII
- a CDS encoding glycoside hydrolase family 95 protein, with amino-acid sequence MKSIVVLKILVILLFTLGCFAQMPLKKYELRYTTPASNSNEGWEDLSLPLGNGYFGVNVFGGVATERLQLSEKSMYMRDTTQTNSSYKTIALTNFGETYIEFPHAAKEVTHYERKLDIRNARATVSYTYQGVDYKRELFTSYPDKVMVVKISASTPGKVNFTLRPKHIFLGSMRQGTVKAANDRITMSGVLEPYKLLFEAQYRVKNYGGTISSQNDTNGTNGIITVQNADTAVIVMALATNYVLSPAVLEGDNKDTFTIVNKLKDQPNPNLQISKIVDSAFALNYEQLFKNHLEDYSALFSRVSIELGEKNAETTTDKLLADYKNGNESRYLEELYFQYGRYLLISSSRKGTLPANLQGTWNALHAAPWTGGYWLNINYQMNYWPAFQTNLAETFTPYLDYIEASVPSGHSRGSELVKKYNSKNFSEEKGACGWTIGTGNSPYKNSNPGPTSGFGTGPFVCQSIWDYYEFTKDIAVLKRIYPTIKGSSDFTSRIVREIPEFKNLLLCSPSWSPESQYFSGPNTKKYIDIPGTAYDQQLIYQGHLNTIAAAKILGIDAKMVQLLEKQLPLLDPVQIGTSGQVKEFRTENEYSEFGDPAHRHISQLIGLFPGTIINETTPKWLEAAKVTLTKRGDRATGWSVAYKMNMWARAKDGNHAYTLYQNLLKFNTKNNLWDTHPPFQIDGNLGGTAGVAEMLLQSHAGYIEPLAALPDSWKTGSYEGLMARGNFQIAAQWSEKKLSQLKIKSNAGEVCRIFYPKIEKSKLKSTTGKVLHFKKEKNNLISFETIQGQEYIFEL
- a CDS encoding glycoside hydrolase family 31 protein: MNTFKIRGILSLIIMFPALLLAQTFDNIDQGIQLQTLGMNVRIEFYTPSIVRVHKTLQSENFNNPTYVIHQPKQTTKVAVEKKEGFIYLSSAQLTLKVNPKTGSIEFLKSNGSNLLLDKDYGTNFSNILAGGKPFYKMRSEFLLEKDEAIYGLGQILDNKLNRRDSQHHLQNENMHTTSPYFMSIKGYGVYMDNYSISDFEDNKQGLSFECLGKAVDYYFMYGGNADGVVSQIRWLTGKTPMLPLWAYGFFQSKERYKTQDESVEVVKKLRSLKIPIDGIIQDWRYWPEHVNDSVWNSHSFDAKRFPDPLKWIDEVHKLNTKLMIVAWPAIGPLSPQWKPFKEQNLILNFDSYPKTSGARPYDVYNPKGIEMYWQSLNKGIYSYMKNDAWWLDSTEPDHMNVKPEDFEVPTFAGPYKTVKNAYSLLHNKGIATNQLATNPQDRVVILTRSGFLGQQKYGSITWSGDVRSTWENLEKQVPASLNFSLMGLPYWNSDIGGFQAFDWKKSGGTKSPEYQELYLRWMQFGLFSTMMRSHGTGLPREIWNFGQKGEWCYDGQEQCINLRYSLLPYIYSTSWDVSAHDGTFMRALFMDFPEDKKTHDLGTQFLFGKSIMVAPVTKYNVQNWEVYLPKGADWFDYWTNEKVVGGTSINRAVDKVTIPLYIKAGSIIPFGPKVQYATEKKWDNLVLKVYPGADGSFTLYEDEFENNNYQKGAYSEIPMTWNEKEQTLTVGERKGKYKGMLTKRQFTVKTNTGAEKVVSYTGKEVKVKL
- a CDS encoding GH39 family glycosyl hydrolase, translating into MNRLKKIVLCALVIVSTASWAQKKESKWVAPRIVAADMNAVSGPTKTGWRKCVGAGRANEGLRADWQEQLKKVKKDIGFENIRMHGLLHDDMGVYFEEKKGKPTYNWQYIDQLYDFLVSINVKPFVELSFMPKDLASGPETVFWWKGNITPPKDYDKWYNLIKALTEHFTERYGAEEVKTWYFEVWNEPNHPAFLKGTQDDYFKMYDYTAKAIKAVNKDYKVGGPASAGNAWVSEIIAYCDKQNVPIDFIATHTYSVIKGTFDETGKTGIQFNPDPMAVTKDVINSRKLIQESTKPNLELHYTEWSSSFSSSDPIHDTYQSAAFILDKIKGTENFANSMSYWTFTDIFEEKGPRATPFHGGFGLLNYQSIKKPAYYAYQFLNKLGATEIKSSDNATWVCKNNKGDIQSLIWDFTITQPEDKVFNSVYYKRDLPAKPKGTVQLKYNNVAEGKYQLSIVKVGYQSNDLYGSYMKMGSPNQLTKKQVEQLSNENTGTPIINEVVEVKKDKIFNYQLPMRENDVYFVNLEKL
- a CDS encoding heparinase II/III domain-containing protein; protein product: MFHKYVLLFLFSCATICMNGATRIVSVVTTNSDLFSVEEKISAHPRLLLKQGEELKIKNRIQTNSSMLSLHQCILSYADEVLNKAPLERTLTGKRLLTVSNEALKRIYYLSYAYRMTKETQYAVRAEKEILAVCAFQDWNPSHFLDVSEMTMAVAIGYDWLFSSLSEATRDKVRQAILEYAFTPANDKKIAKFYKASNNWNQVCNTGLVFGALAIYDEEPEKAKQILEKSIKSIPLATKSYGPDGAYPEGYMYWGYGTGFQVSLLTALETALGTDFQLSKDKGFLQTPNYMLMMVGPSGWCYNYGDSGVKPPFMPAMYWFAAKLNNPALLYQEQQYLATMTKCNTGPNGRLLPNILIFSKDIELKEAKTPQIQFYSTKGDKPLFIYRSGWNDKNDAYLGVVGGRANASHGHMDAGSFVYEKNGVRWSLDLGLQSYSSLESKGVALWNNKQDGQRWDVFRIGPKGHSTLTINGERHLVAGEAKITKTFKTKDCKGAELDLSPVFANSVRQVIRKVSLDAKNDLSIIDKIKTKEKDARVAWQMVTPNDAKIVGPNQIELTKDGQKMLLTVSAPTAIEMKIETTTSENSFDEENPGSLRVGFETNLPAHTTSELIIKLTSQN